A stretch of Zonotrichia leucophrys gambelii isolate GWCS_2022_RI chromosome 19, RI_Zleu_2.0, whole genome shotgun sequence DNA encodes these proteins:
- the FBXO39 gene encoding F-box only protein 39 has translation MEDDSEPEQSSWAYLPDVCLRHVFHWLDDRDRSRAALVCKKWSCAMHSGSLWRCRTITFYGQPSRARTLEFQSALWYTKKFGKYLKHLEIKLSNPYNTPFIKKFQVIMRGLLSHLGKCNSHLVSLSIKYLELDCLIWRNVVRAQFIKNLAAFLKRMSNQLDYLNLKGARITLEEGCELLNSLSSLTNRSFISEINIEDFFSLHLSVYSSALFHQTMSKFHRLTILTFNYNCMSDELLDILRERSSHSLCTLNIKCHIHDPHGQVVSGMSWANLARRAPKLNVNFFFERVMKHDHLARILLEEIPVRSISLRSCYFSDPDWTMRPTLTNLLPAYWHGLQKLTLELNNDHELLDNELLQLVLSCKRLLFLKVWAFLSVSFMERLLQNRAERKCILTTIKVRIYTAQDDSTEEERLLADIYRKFKYLIDSELNYFVITYPMV, from the exons ATGGAAGATGACAGTGAACCCGAGCAAAGCTCCTGGGCCTATCTACCTGATGTCTGTCTGAGGCATGTCTTCCATTGGTTAGATGACAGAGACAGATCTCGGGCTGCCTTGGTCTGTAAAAAATGGAGTTGTGCCATGCACTCTGGATCTCTCTGGAGATGCAGAACCATCACTTTTTATGGCCAACCATCAAGGGCACGCACACTGGAGTTTCAAAGTGCACTGTGGTATACCAAGAAATTTGGCAAGTATTTGAAGCACCTTGAGATCAAGTTATCGAATCCTTACAATACTCCCTTTATCAAAAAATTTCAAGTGATTATGAGAGGTCTTCTTTCACACCTGGGTAAGTGTAATAGTCACCTAGTATCCCTGAGCATCAAGTACCTAGAATTGGACTGCTTGATCTGGAGAAATGTGGTTAGGGCTCAGTTTATCAAGAATTTAGCTGCCTTCCTGAAAAGAATGAGCAATCAACTTGATTATCTTAACTTAAAAGGAGCAAGAATAACTTTGGAAGAAGGCTGTGAGCTTCTGAATTCTCTAAGCAGTTTGACAAATAGAAGCTTTATATCTGAAATCAATATTGAGGATTTCTTCAGTCTTCACCTTTCTGTCTACAGCAGTGCCTTGTTCCACCAAACTATGTCTAAGTTCCACAGGCTGACCATCCTGACTTTCAATTACAACTGCATGTCTGATGAACTGCTGGACATCCTGCGGGAGCGCAGCTCTCATTCGCTGTGCACCTTGAATATCAAGTGTCATATCCATGACCCTCATGGGCAAGTGGTCTCAGGAATGTCATGGGCAAACTTGGCCAGGAGAGCCCCAAAACTGAATGTGAACTTCTTCTTTGAAAGAGTCATGAAGCATGATCACCTAGCTAGGATCCTGCTAGAGGAGATCCCAGTTAGGAGCATCAGCCTACGGAGCTGTTATTTTAGTGACCCAGACTGGACTATGAGACCTACTCTCACCAACCTTCTCCCAGCTTACTGGCATGGTCTGCAG aaattaACACTTGAATTAAACAATGACCATGAGTTGCTGGACAATGAGCTGCTACAGCTTGTTTTATCATGCAAGAGGTTGTTATTTCTGAAAGTCTGGGCATTTCTAAGTGTCAGCTTTATGGAGAGGCTGCTACAAAACCGTGCagaaaggaaatgcattttGACTACCATAAAG GTCAGGATTTATACAGCCCAAGATGACAGCACTGAGGAGGAGCGGCTGCTGGCTGATATTTACAGGAAATTCAAGTACCTGATTGACTCAGAACTTAATTATTTTGTCATCACCTACCCAATGGTATAA
- the PIMREG gene encoding protein PIMREG — protein MASVLQNVKATVARRKHRLLADLSEDESPVPDKFKRRASLSSLNTIRMSLRKRVPLKPVELNFHKTPTRESLEPRQRCQTLQTIKRTAKYAFGTVSQKIQKSCQSPVRSMVTFPAESISRSCATSSTKKRTATPQTPCYMSVTPAASSKGTPKSSKRALLGPTKVSEHREWMDISSWLGKNALSLRRSRRAAALKSPYSSPAPSSRKIEFNCELELVSSRICQLKHISQAFDDAIVKEERQQAISNYYYLMARNSQSVHRSLKPSQAIRRQAKKLHQTLGT, from the exons ATGGCATCTGTGCTCCAAAATGTCAAAGCAACAGTGGCGAGGAGAAAACATCGGCTCCTAGCTGACCTCAGTGAGGATGAGAGCCCTGTGCCTGACAAATTCAAGAGAAGGGCCTCTCTGAGTTCTCTCAATACCATTCGCATGTCTTTAAGGAAACGGGTACCATTAAAGCCAGTCGAGTTGAATTTTCATAAAACCCCAACTAGGGAAAGTCTGGAACCAAGGCAGAGGTGTCAAACTCTTCAGACTAttaaaagaacagcaaaatatGCTTTTGGAACAGTGTCCCAG aaaatacaaaagtcTTGCCAAAGCCCAGTACGCTCAATGGTGACCTTTCCAGCTGAATCCATCAGCAGAAGCTGTGCAACCAGTTCTACCAAAAAAAGAACTGCTACACCTCAAACACCTTGCTATATGAGTGTTACTCCAGCAGCCAGTTCCAAAGGCACTCCAAAGTCCAGCAAAAGGGCCTTGCTTGGGCCAACAAAGGTGTCAGAACATAGAGAATGGATGGATATCTCATCCTGGCTTGGTAAAAATGCTCTCTCTCTCCGGAGAtccagaagagcagcagcactgaagagCCCTTATtcatctcctgctccttccagcagaaAGAT AGAGTTTAACTGTGAGCTGGAACTGGTCTCCTCAAGGATTTGCCAGTTGAAGCATATCTCCCAAGCATTTGATGATGCCATTGTGAAAGAGGAGAG GCAACAAGCAATATCAAACTACTACTATCTAATGGCACGAAACTCACAGTCTGTACATCGATCCCTGAAACCATCTCAAGCTATCAGAAGGCAAGCAAAGAAACTCCATCAAACACTTGGTACCTAG